The nucleotide sequence AATATAAACAAATAGGTTTGGAGAAGGGTTTTTCTTTTGTGGAAAGCGGTCCCCTTGTTCGTTCCAGTTATCATGCCGAAAAGCATGTGTTGAGCTAAATATGACATACTTTTTTGAAACATACGGCTGTCAGATGAATCAGGCTGAATCCTCATCAATGGAACAGATTCTGCTCGAAAAGGGCTGGACGAATTCCTCCGATGCCGAACACTGCGATTTACTTATAATAAATACTTGTTCCGTACGCATAACTGCCGAAAACAGGGTTCTGGGAAGACTGGGACATTTTTCGGGCTTGAAAAAAAAGCGTAAATTTTTTGTGCTTTTAATAGGATGCATGGCTGAAAGGCTTTATACCGAAATACAAAAAGAATTTCCGCTCATCGATTATGTTGTCGGAATGTTTGAACGCAATCTTCTTCCTCAAATTTTTGATGAAATTAAAGCCCGCCTTAAAGATGATAATTATATGGCGGAGTTTACTCATAACAATATCGAAGAAAAACCCGTATCGGGTTATTATTTCGCACCTCTTTCTCATTCGCCGAAGTCCTTTCAAAGCTATGTGCCCATTATGAACGGCTGCAATAATTTTTGTACTTATTGTATTGTGCCCTATGTTCGGGGCAGGGAAGTTTCTCGTCCCGTAAATGAAATATTGCAAGAAATTACCGAGCTTTCATCAAGGGGGGTGAGGGAAATTACCTTGCTCGGCCAAAATGTAAATTCCTATAAAGGAGAAGACGGGGAGGGGAGAGTAATCGATTTTCCAAAACTTTTAAGTCTTATAGCGAGAGAAGCGGATAAAACCGATATGATAAGATGGATACGCTTTATGTCGAGTCATCCTAAGGATATGTCCGATGCCTTAATCGACACAATCGCTGCAGAAAAAAGAGTCTGCAAACTTGTTCATCTTCCGGTTCAGCATGGCTCCGATACAATTTTAAAAAGAATGAACAGGGTTTACACGGTTGAACATTATAAGAACAGAATAAAACGCCTAAAAGAAACCATACCCGATATTGCCTTGAGTACCGATATTTTGATTGGCTTCCCCGGTGAAACCGAAGATGATGTGAAGGCTACATTGGATTTGATGCAGGAAATAGAATTCGATTCAGCCTTTATGTATCATTATAATCCGCGAGAAGGAACAAAGGCTTTTAATTATCCTGACAGGATTTCTGAAGAAATAAAAATAGAAAGATTGGGCCGTGTAATCGACTTACAGCTAAAAATTACGGCAAAAAAAATGAAGGCTAAGCTCGGTAAAACGGTAGATATTTTGGTTGAATCCCATTCAAGGAATGAAAGGTCTGAACTTTTCGGGCACACCGAACAAGGAGAGATGACCGTAATTCAGGGCAATCCTCCCGAATCCTTAATCGGAAATTTTGCCCATGCAGAATTAAAAGAGCTAAAAGGAAAAACATTTAGAGCAAATCTTATCAGATAAAAAAAAGCCTGGAGGTTAAATATGCGTAAATATTTTATATCGATTTTTTTTATTTTTTGTGTTTTTGGAATTTATTCTCAAAATTTTTCTTTTGAAGTAGGAGATGACATAGTTGCTTTTACACAAAAAAATCCGCCGGGATATTTTATCAGTAGAGTTCAACTTATAAAAATGCCTGACGGTTTTCAAGAAATGATCGGCTATAAGGAAGTTATTACAAAAGAAGATACGAAATTTTTGGTATCGCAAAATAAGTTGGTAGGTGTTACCCAATATATAAACGGAAAAGAAATCTGTCTATATGATATGGTAGGTGACGGAAAAATAGATATTATTTCTCCTTATCCAATTGTACCGGCTTGGGTAATCACGGATTCGGAATACAATAAAAAAAGTTCTAAAAATAACATTGATAAATATTTGGAAGAGTTTTATAAGCTTTTTAACGGTAATGAAAACCCATACACAAGTAAAAAGCTAAACAAATTAATCGATAAAACAATGCAAGCAAGTGCAGATATAAAAAATGAAAACAGGGATATTATTTACGGAATATTTTTATATTATGGACTTCAATCAATAAAAAATCCCTTTCTGGATTTTGCAAATATGAATATGGTTGAAAGCACATATAAAGAACGCTTTAATAAGGGAGTGCATCCCTTAATTTACTTATGGATGATAGAAACTTTGATAAATGTAGGAGCTGATAAAAAAGACTTAGAGCCGCTGCTTAATGATATCGTAAATTCATATCCTGATTTTATTCCTTTTCAAGTATATTCTTGGCAGCTGGAAAAGGATAAAAAAGTAAAAGAGAGTAAATATAAAAACTTAAAAAATAAGTATTCAAAGCATTGGATTGTAAAACAGATATAGAATTTTTATAAACCTGTATACATTTTTATACTAAATTTTAAATATTGTAGAAATAATAATACATATTAATAAACAATATATTGGCTCGACTAAAATAGAGAATAGATTTTATAAATGGATAAGTTGGGCTGTAGAGATGTCAACTTGGATTTTATTGTGAAGAATGGGTAAAAATTCCTCCTAAAAAAACTCATAAAAACCCTTTATAAAACTTCCTATAATGTATGTTCTGTCTACTTATTCGGGGTTTTAATTGAATTGGGGTGAATTTTAAAAATTTTCATCTCCTCTTTTCTTTATCTTAAAATTTTGATATACTTCCATTTATAAGCCCCCTTTCATTAAAAAGGAAAATTGGAATTTTATTATGAAGAAAAAGCTTTTATTTTTTTTGATTTTTATAAATATACTGTTCTCAACCTTTATTACTTCTTGCAGCAATAATAAAGAAAAAGAAATTGTTTATGAAAAAATAAAACCTAAAAGGATTATAAAAAACAATATCCTCATTGTTCTTGGAAAAGATTATTATGAGCGGAAAGATATTTTAAAATATCTTGAAAATGAATATGCTCTTGGAAGTCCCGATTCTCATGTTAGAGTTTTACCCTATTCGGATATGGTAAAAGCGACTAAACAGCCTCGTCTTAGAATGATTAACGAGAAGATTGAAGAACAAAAAACAACAATACTTATTTCCATAGGTATACCTGAAGGCGGAGGCCGTTATCTGATTCAGGCTGCGGAGAATAATCCTAATCTTTCAATAATAAACCTTTTGCCCATGGACGAAATTCTCCCATTAGAAGCGGCTTCGGATATTGTAGTTGACTTTCAAATTCCTAAAGAGATAATGAATGAGGAAAAGGATTTTTTGATAAGCGATAATGAGGTTATGCTCTTACTTGTAGCAGCTATTTTTGCCGGTGAAGATATAAATGCTCATAACAAAAACATAAAGATTTTTCCGATTGAGGAATTTCAACAGGCTTTTTTTACGGCACAAACAATTTTGGGCAAGGAGCTTTTTACTAATCATTATACAATTAAACCGTATACTGATTCCGATACAGGGCTTCAATCTCATAGATACCTTTTAATTTATAAGGATTTTGATGAAAGTCAGAAAACGGCGGATGATAAAGAAAACTCAGGAGAAAACGAAACGGAGAATGACGGCATTATAAATCCGGATAAGCTTGAGGGAGGTGCTTAACCGGTGAACTCTTTGGAGTACTTTAATAAAGGGATTTTTGCATCTCCTGAAGCTCTTGAAAAACTAAAATCTGCCGAAAAAGCACGCCTTATTTTAATTTCGGATACACACGGTAACGTAGATACTATAATCGATATTTTGGGCCGCGAGGGAAAAAAATCCGATGCCGTTTTATTTTCGGGAGACGGCCTTGCAGATTTTTTAAATTATATAACG is from Treponema denticola and encodes:
- the miaB gene encoding tRNA (N6-isopentenyl adenosine(37)-C2)-methylthiotransferase MiaB; the protein is MTYFFETYGCQMNQAESSSMEQILLEKGWTNSSDAEHCDLLIINTCSVRITAENRVLGRLGHFSGLKKKRKFFVLLIGCMAERLYTEIQKEFPLIDYVVGMFERNLLPQIFDEIKARLKDDNYMAEFTHNNIEEKPVSGYYFAPLSHSPKSFQSYVPIMNGCNNFCTYCIVPYVRGREVSRPVNEILQEITELSSRGVREITLLGQNVNSYKGEDGEGRVIDFPKLLSLIAREADKTDMIRWIRFMSSHPKDMSDALIDTIAAEKRVCKLVHLPVQHGSDTILKRMNRVYTVEHYKNRIKRLKETIPDIALSTDILIGFPGETEDDVKATLDLMQEIEFDSAFMYHYNPREGTKAFNYPDRISEEIKIERLGRVIDLQLKITAKKMKAKLGKTVDILVESHSRNERSELFGHTEQGEMTVIQGNPPESLIGNFAHAELKELKGKTFRANLIR